A genome region from Bacillota bacterium includes the following:
- a CDS encoding 5-oxoprolinase subunit PxpA, with protein MKVDLNADVGESFGSYRLGEDEEVIKHVTSVNIACGMHAGDPLVMRRTVSLAKEAGAAVGAHPGYPDLQGFGRRYLALTPEEVEAFAIYQVGALWAFCRSAGVPLRHVKAHGVLYNVAARDGAIADAIARAVAQVDSGLVLVGLAGSELLRAGERLGLRVAGEAFADRGYNPDGTLVPRGCPGAIIHDPEAVAERVLRMVREGRVAASDGSDIEVRPDTVCFHGDTPGAARLVRYVREYLERAGVCVVPMSD; from the coding sequence GGTGAAGACGAAGAGGTCATAAAGCACGTAACCTCCGTTAACATAGCGTGCGGGATGCACGCTGGTGACCCCCTGGTCATGCGTCGCACCGTGTCCCTGGCTAAGGAAGCGGGGGCGGCGGTGGGCGCCCACCCGGGATATCCGGACCTGCAGGGGTTCGGACGGAGGTACCTGGCTCTCACCCCCGAGGAAGTGGAGGCCTTTGCCATCTATCAGGTAGGTGCCCTGTGGGCGTTCTGTCGCTCCGCGGGGGTACCGCTCCGTCACGTGAAGGCACATGGGGTACTGTATAACGTGGCCGCCCGGGATGGGGCCATAGCGGATGCCATTGCCCGGGCCGTGGCTCAGGTTGACTCGGGCCTGGTGCTCGTAGGCCTGGCGGGCTCGGAGTTGTTGAGGGCCGGGGAACGGCTGGGGTTGCGGGTCGCTGGCGAGGCCTTCGCCGACCGCGGGTATAACCCCGACGGCACCCTGGTCCCGCGGGGTTGCCCGGGGGCCATAATCCACGATCCGGAAGCGGTGGCCGAGCGCGTGCTCCGGATGGTCAGGGAGGGGCGTGTTGCCGCCAGCGACGGGTCGGATATCGAGGTGAGGCCAGACACTGTCTGCTTCCACGGAGATACGCCCGGCGCGGCCAGGCTCGTGCGGTACGTGCGAGAGTACCTGGAGCGGGCCGGGGTTTGCGTGGTGCCCATGAGTGACTAG
- a CDS encoding tyrosine-type recombinase/integrase, with protein MRGHIRKRSRDSWTVVVELPRDPETGKRRQRWVAVKGPKREAERVLAQLISEVERGAYAAAPARLSVGEYLDRWLKAVEPRLRPQTREVWGRCIRHWQDVLGSGPLVRLTAMDVQQGLNALPGRLAPSTRAHLFAVLRAALKQAVKWGFIPRSPTDGVKGPPRRGRQITVWTEEQVCLFLQAARASRYYPLFHTALATGMRLGELLGLTWQDVDLDRGAIHVRRSLVLPCRGEPHWQEPKTSHSRRKVPLDPITLDILRELRKRQSAERLKAGGYWQDYDLVFTTKRGRPVGREEVGRTLKRLALRTGVPFIRFHDLRHTHATLLLARGVHAKVVSERLGHSSVALTLDVYSHVLPDTQREAARAIEQVLTVPVSKPLAGTDQKRQESPACKGL; from the coding sequence GTGAGGGGGCACATCCGCAAGAGGTCCAGGGATAGCTGGACCGTGGTGGTCGAACTGCCCCGCGACCCGGAGACGGGGAAGCGCAGGCAGCGGTGGGTGGCCGTGAAGGGGCCCAAGCGTGAGGCGGAGCGCGTGCTGGCCCAACTGATTTCGGAGGTGGAGCGGGGGGCGTACGCGGCTGCGCCCGCCCGGCTTAGCGTGGGCGAGTACCTTGACCGCTGGCTGAAGGCGGTTGAGCCCAGGCTCAGACCACAGACCCGTGAGGTGTGGGGACGCTGTATAAGGCACTGGCAGGATGTCCTGGGCAGCGGGCCCCTCGTGAGGCTGACGGCCATGGACGTGCAGCAGGGCCTGAACGCGCTGCCCGGGCGTCTGGCGCCATCCACGCGGGCCCACCTGTTCGCCGTGCTCCGGGCTGCGTTGAAGCAGGCGGTGAAGTGGGGTTTCATCCCGCGGTCCCCCACGGACGGGGTAAAGGGCCCGCCCCGGAGGGGCCGCCAGATCACCGTCTGGACCGAGGAGCAGGTATGTCTGTTTCTGCAGGCGGCGCGCGCGTCGCGGTACTATCCGCTGTTTCACACGGCGCTGGCAACGGGGATGCGGTTGGGAGAATTGCTGGGTCTCACCTGGCAGGACGTGGACCTGGACCGGGGGGCCATTCACGTGCGTCGCTCCCTGGTCTTGCCGTGCCGGGGAGAACCCCACTGGCAGGAGCCCAAGACCTCCCATTCCAGGCGGAAAGTTCCCCTTGATCCGATCACCCTGGACATCCTCCGGGAACTGAGGAAGCGGCAGTCGGCAGAGAGGCTGAAGGCAGGAGGTTACTGGCAGGATTACGATCTGGTGTTCACAACGAAAAGGGGCAGACCGGTGGGCCGCGAGGAAGTCGGCAGGACGCTCAAGCGCCTTGCCCTGCGAACCGGGGTTCCGTTCATCCGCTTCCACGACCTTCGGCACACCCATGCCACTCTGCTCCTCGCGCGTGGCGTGCACGCCAAAGTGGTATCGGAGCGGTTGGGCCACTCCAGCGTGGCTCTGACCCTGGATGTGTACAGCCACGTCCTGCCCGACACGCAGCGGGAGGCCGCCCGGGCAATTGAGCAGGTCTTGACCGTCCCCGTTAGCAAGCCGTTAGCAGGGACGGACCAGAAGCGGCAAGAGAGCCCGGCCTGCAAGGGCTTGTGA